The nucleotide window CGCGCATGCGGGGGGTGGCCGCGGCTTCCTACTTGAAGGCTGGCCACGGGCCGGCACGCGGAGCGTCGGCGGTGACTACGGCCCCGACAGCGTCACGTTCGCGGGCCCGGCCGTGGCGTTCACCCGGAAGCTACCGGCGGGCTGGAGCGTCAGGAGGCGGCCGTCCGAACCGGTGGTGCCGACGCGCTGCCCGTCGATACGGACCGTCGCGTCCACCGCGGTGGCGTTCGCTCCGCCGGGGCGCGTGACGGTGACCCACATCGGCCCCGTCGGGTGGGTCGCGTTGACCCGGAGCCGGAGGTCGTCGCCGCTCGCGGTCCGCGTCAGCGACACCGGCATGGCCTCCGGCGCGTTCGCCTGGGTCTCGTGGAAGACGTTCCGGGTCGCGCCGTCGAGATACGCGCGGAGGTCACCCTGCGGGTGGGAGGCCTCGACGAGATAGACCGACGAGTCCCCGAACCCGCTCAGGCTCGGGCTGCCGATAGCGTTCTCGAACACCCACGGGTAGAGCTCGCCCGCGCGGTCGTAGGCGCGGGTGATGCTGGTGAACTGGTTTGGCTCGCCGGGGGAGCGGTCCGCCCGGAGCGTCGCCTGCCGGAGGTAGGTCCCGTCCTCGACGGTCGCGGCCACGAGCCCGTCGCTGGCGGCCTGGAGGTAGACCGTCCCCGGGTCGTCGACGCCGGTCGTGCCGTCGACGACCTGGTCGACGACGGGGGTGGGGAGAGCGACGAGCGTCCCGCGGAGGCGGGCGACACGGGTCTGTGTCTCGACCGGAAGCGAGAGGCTTGTCGACCCCGCGGTCCGCTCGCTCACGTGCTCCAGAAGCGCGCGTTCCTGCGCGGCGGCGACCCGGACCATCCCCAGCCGGCGGAGGAACGTCCGGGTGGAGACCTCGTCCTCGCCGTAGGCGGTCAGCAGCTGTCGCTGGCGGTCGTCGAGCCGGTCGAGCCGGTCCTCGATACCGGTCAGCGTGTCGGTGACCACGCCGAGCTGTCCCGGGCCCGGGCCGGCGCCTTCGAGCCGTTCGTCGAGGGTGAGCTCCGCGTGCCGACCGCCGATCCGGGCCGCGCCGACCGAGACCGCGCTCGCGACGTCGAGGTCGGCCTGCGCGTATGTCCGCCGCGTGACGCCGCCGGGTGTCGCCTGGTTCGGCGTGTCGGTGAGCGTCACGACCGCGCCGGCTCCCTCGGCGGGGTCGAGCGCGGCCCGGTCAGGGGGGGCGACCGCGCCGGCTCCGGCGCCCGCGGCGAGGAGGCCGACGGCGAGGAGACCGACGAGAGCGAGCAACCGGGGACCTGGGAGGGCGCTCATCGCCACGGTGTACCCGCCGCTTACACAAAAAGGGTTAGCCTTCCTCTGGAGAGGCGTAACGCCACGAGCGGGCCGCAGACAGTTTATGCGCTCGTCTGATGTTTTATTCTCCGATGGAAAGCGTTTTGCCGCCGCAGGGTCCACGTGGGAGGTATGTCATCGGGGTTTCGCCTCGCCCTGATAGCCCTCCTCATCCCCCTCGTCGCATCAGCGGGCGTGGTCGGACAGGCCGGCGGCCAGTCCGGCGCCGCCACCCCGTGGGTCGAGAACACGACCCTCGAGGTACAGCTCCAGCCCGACGGCGACGCCCGCTGGTCGGTCTCGGCGTCGTACGACCTCTCGACGCCGAACCGGACGGCCGCGTTCCGGACGCTGGCCGAGGAGTTCACCGCCGGCGAGACCGACGAACTCGGACTGTCGGCGTTCGAGCGGGCGGCGAACGCCTCCGCCGCGGTGACGGACCGCGAGATGGAGGTTACCGACGTCGACCGGGCCGCCTCGCCGGAGTCGGCCATCGAGAACGGGACCGGGCGGCTGACTCTCTCGTTCACCTGGACGAACTTCGCCCGGGTCGAGCGCGACAGGCTGACCGTCGGGGACGTCTTCGAGACGCCCGGCGGGACCTGGCTCCCCGGAATCGACGACGGGCAGCGGCTCGTGCTCCGTCCGCCTGCCGGCTACGCCGTCTTCAGTGCCAGCCCCAACGTCCCCGCTCCACAGAACGGCACGCTCGTCTGGACCGGGCCAGCGACCTTCGGGGAGGACAGCTTCTCGGTGACGTTCACCGGGAACCCCGGGACGTCGTCACCGACCGACACGCCGGGCGGGCCCGGCGGGCCGGGCCCGCAGGGAAGCGGTGACCTGTTCTGGGTGCTCGTTGCCACGCTGACCCTCGGGGCGGGCGCTGCGGTGGTCTACGTCGTCGTTCAGCGCAACGGCGGCGAGCACGGACCCGGGCCGGTGGCGGCCGACGACAGCGGCGACGGCGCAACAGCCGCGTCGGCGGGCGGCGACGACGGCGGGGCGGGCGCGGGGGCGGCGACCGATGACGCGGACGGGGAGGAACTCGACGAGGAGCTGCTGAGCGACGAGGAGCGCGTCGAGCGGCTGCTCGAGCGAAACGGCGGCCGGATGAAACAGGCCACCATCGTCAAGGAGACCGGCTGGTCGAACGCGAAGGTCTCGCAGCTACTCTCTGCCATGGAGGAGGAGGGACGGGTCGACAAGCTCCGGATCGGGCGGGAGAACCTCATCTCTTTCCCCGACGAGGACGTGACCGACCTCGACGACCGGGGGTAGACCGCGGGTGGTGCCGGTCGCCGACCGCCTCAGGCCAGAAATACGTGCCGGGGCCGGTCCGCGAGGACGTCGCGACCCCAGTCCAGCGTCTCGGCGAACTTCTCGGAGCGGAAAAAGCCCATCGCGTCCTCCCGGGAGTCCCACCGGCTGGCGATGAACATGTCGTTGTCGTCCTCGCGGTTGACCAGCAGGCTCGTCTCGCGGTGGCCGTCCATCTCGGTCAGCAGGTCACCGACCGACTCGAAGGTCTCGGCGAACTCCTCGCGGTACTCCGGCTTGACCGTGTAGAACATCCCCATCGTCCCGAAACCCTCGCCCTCGTCGGCCCAGCCGACGACCCCGGGGAGGTCAGTCAGGAAACCGCTGGCAGTGTCGGCGGCGTCGGCGGTCTCCCAGAGGCTGACGACCGCCGAGGCGCCCCCGTCGTGGTCCTCGTAGACGTGGGTCCCCTCGTGGGTATCGTAGCGGTCGAAGCCCTCGCGGAGGTCGGTCACCTCCTCGAGGAGCGTCCCGGGGTCGGCCTCCGAGTACAGCACCAGCGCGTAGACGTCCTCGCCGTGGGGGGTGCCGGCGTAGACGTCCATCTCCGCGAGCTCCTCGCGGATGCTCGTGGCGTCCTCGTCGCCGGTGTGGGCGCCCTCAGTGTCTTCCGCACCGCCATCCGCTCCGGCACCCTCCTCCCGGTCGGGTGCGTCATCGACTGGCCCGCGGAGGACCTCCCCGACGCCGGGAAGGTCGGTCAGGAAGCCCTCTGCGGTGTCGGCGGCGCGCTCGGCGTTCCAGACGCTGGCGACCACGGCCTCGCCGTCGGCCGCCCGGACAGCGGTCCCGACGTGGGAGTCGTAGTGGTCGAAGTTCGACCGCAGCCCGTCGACCTCCGCCGCCAGTTCCTGGGCGTCGGCCTCCGAACGGAGGAGGACGGCGTAGTCGCCGGCCCCGAAGTCCGAGCCGGCCTGGAGGCCGAGTTGGCCGAGCCGGGCTGCCATGTCGGTGACCTCCTCGCTCTCGCCGTGTGGGTGGTCGCCCTCGGCGGCGCTGCCGGGGTGTGCGCCACCGCGGCCGTCCGCGTCGCCCGCGGCCTCGCCGTGACCGGGACCCCCGTCCTCAGCGCGCCCGTGACCCCCTTCGCCGGCGTGGCTGCCGTCGTCGCCGTGACCGCCGGCCGTCGCGTCCGCGGGGTGGACCGGCGCCGCGTCGGCGTCACCGGCGTCTGCTGTCTCCCCGTCGTCGGTTGGAACGCGTTCGCCGGCCAGAAGCGCCGGCAGGTCCGCCGGCGGGAACCGCCGGCCGACGTAGAAGGACCCGAAGTCGGCGTACTGCGAGGTCGAAGGGTCGAAACGCATCTCGTAGAGGAGGTCCTTCATGTCGGTGAGGTCGTCGCCCCACAAGGTGACGCCCCACTCCCAGTCGTCGATGGCGATGGCCCCGGTGATCATCTGCTGGACCTGGCCCGCGTGATCGCGGCCGATGTCGCCGTGGGCGTCCATGTGCTCGGCGCGTTCCTCGAAGGACAGGTCGTACCAGTTCTGGTCGGGCTGGCGGCGCTTGTCCATCGGGTAGAAACAGACGTGCGTCGCGTCCGGCACGGCGGGTTTCAGCCGGGTCTGGATGTAGTTGTACAGCCCGGAGTCCTCGTCGAGGTCGCCGGTGAAGTAGTCCCGTGCGCGCTCGGAGTAGCCCGAGGCCTCCGTGACGGAGACGAAAGAGGTCGCGCGCTCCGTGAACTCGGCGAAGTCCGTCGCCTCGAATCGCCGTTCGAGGGCGCCGATGTCGGCCGTCGAGGGCCGCATGTGGAGCAGGAGGAGGTCGGCCTTGTGGCCGAGCACGGAGTACACCGCCGAAGCACCGTCCTCGGCGTCCTCGACGGCCGCCGTCGACTGGAGGTGGTCGACGGCCTCCTCGACGGCCCGGCGGCGGTCGCGCTCGGGCGTCGAGCGCCAGGCGTCCCAGTCGACGGTCCGGAAGTCGTGGAGCACGTACCAGCCCTCGTCGGTGGGCGGCGGGTCGCGTCTGTCGGGCATACCGCTGCGTTCGGCCCGGACGGTAAGGAACCTTGCCTTATCGTCGCCCGCGGACGGACAGCGGGCGGCCGGTCACGCGAGCAACTGCGGGCCGACGAACATCATGACGAGCGCGCCGAGCATGGTCAGCGAGACGACGGTCGTGACGGCGGAGGTCAGCTGCCGGCGGTTGGGCAGCGGCAGCCGGGAGACGACCGCCTCCGTGCTGGTCCGAGTGAGGTGGCCGCCGTCCAGCGGGAACGCGGGGATACAGTTGAAGATGCCGAGGTTGAGGTTGATCCACCCCGTCCAGAACAGCAGGTTCGCGAGCAGGAACACGCCGCCGCCGAGCCCGGCCAGCGGCCCCTGGACCACGTAGAAGTCCGCGACCCCGCCGGTGAAGCCGGCGAAGTTGAACGGCGAGCCCGCAAGCGACGCGATCGGCAGCCCCAGCAGCCAGCCCAGGTGGACGATGATCGACGCGAACAGGCCGCTCTGGCCCTGGATCTGCGGGTGTGACCCGTCAAGCAGCGCGAGGAAGCCCGCAGCGGGGTACTCCCGGACCCCGAAGTCGTCCGGGACGACCCCCGACACGCCGGGGGCGACGCCCGCGACCCCGAGCACGCCGTCCTCGAGTGTCACGTCGACGGTCCGGCGCTGGCCGTCGACGAAGAGCGTGACCGATGTCGACCCGCCGGCCCCCACGGCGTCGAGTGCCTCCCGCAGGTCGGCGGCGGTCCGGACGCGGGTGTCACCGACCCCCGTGATGACGGCGGAGGCGTTCTCCGGGACGCCCTCGTCGACGAGCGGGCTGTCGGGGGTCACCCGCGCGGAGTAGGCCCCGAGCGGGACCGTGACGGACCCCCGGCTGGTCTCGAGGGTCGCGACGGTCCGGTTCTCGACCGCCGCGGCGAACTCGGCCTCGGTGCGGACCGGCGTGCCGTTGACCGCCTCGATGACCGGCGCTTCGCCGCTGCTGACGTTCAGTACCTCGGGGACGAACTCGACGGCGAGGACGCGGCGCTGGACGGTGACCGTCGAGCCGTCGTGCAGGTCGACCTCGACGGCCGCGCTCTCGACGTCGGCCAGCGCCGCTTCGAGTTCCGTCCGGTTCTCGACGTCGGTCCCGTTGACGGCGGTGATGACGTCGCTGTGGCCCAGGCCGGCGTCGGCGGCCGCCGAACCCGGGTAGGCACCGCCGACCGCGACCCCCGGGGCGACCGCGATGGCGCCCGCGACCGGGCCGGCCAGCAGCGCGAAGGCGAGCGCGGTGACGACGAAGTTGTTCGTGACGCCGGCGGCGAACATCCGGCTCTGGGCGCCGCGGTCGGCTTTCACCCGGCTCTCCTCGTCGGGCTCGACGAACGCACCCAGCGGGATGAACCCGAGCAGCGCGACGCCCATCGAGTCGATGTCGATATCCTCGACGCGACAGAGCAGGCCGTGGCCGCCCTCGTGGACGACCATCCCGACCAGCAGGCCGAAGACGATGTCGGGGGCGGCCGACAGCGGGAGGAAGTCGTTGACGCCAGGTATCACGAGGGCGTTCTGTGGCTCGACGGCCCGGGTCTGTTCGGGTGCGGAGAGCACGAGATACGCCGAGAGCACCAGGAAGACCGCGGCAAACAGCATGACGACGACGGTGATCCCGAGCCCGACGTTCCCCCAGGCCCGCCAGAAGCGGCGCCGTTTCGCGAGCCGGTCGAGGAAGGCTTTCCCCCGGCCGGTGTGCAGCGTCACGAGCGGGCCGGAGACACGGACGTAATCCGGGAGGACGCCGCGGGCCTGCAGCGCCAGGAGGGCGAGTACGTAGACCCCGAATCCGATGAGGACCAGCTCGAGCGTACCGACCATTGGTTGCCAGTAGTCGGGTACGGCAAAGAGGGTTTTCCTACGGGACGGCGGGCTGGGGTCGGGGTGGGGCGTCGGCACCGTCTGCGGCGGTCATTTCCGGTTGCGACCGGTCACCGATCCCGTCGCAGCCGGTCGACGACGAACTCCCGGTCGAGCTTCGCGAGGAACGGGCCCAGCTGTGGCCCCTTGTCGTCGTCGAAAAAGAGGCGGTAGCCGGCCGAGAAGAACTCGCCGATGTCGAGGTCGTGGCGCTTGGCCGTCTCGTAGATCTCACCCTGGATCGTCTCGCCGTCGTGGCCCTCGGCGACGAAGTCAGCCAGCTCGTCGAGCGCCCGCTCGGTCTCGGGGTCGAAGTCCACCTCCGGCAACTCGGTGCGCTTGAGCTCGTAGTCGAAGGCGTTGCCGGTCCGGCGGGCCCACTCCCGGGCGCGCTCGACGCGGGCGAGCGCCGCCTCGACGGCCCACTCCGGGGCGTCCTCGGGGACGTGTCCCTCCTTGCGGGCGATCTCCTCGCGTACGGCGGGGTCGTCGGTCATCCCCAGCACCGCGGCGAAGGTGTAGGGGATCCGCACCCGCTCGGCGCGTGGCTCGTCGACGACCATCGGATAGGCGCGCTCGGCGCGGGCCCGCTCCTCCTCACCGGCCTCGAGTTCCCCGAAGTAGACCCGCTCGAAGCGGTCGAACTCGTCGACCAGCTGGTCGACGCCCTCGACGCTGAAATCGCGCTGTTTCAGCGGCTCCTTCGTGAAGAAGTACTTCAGGACCTCGGGCTCGAGGAAGGTCAGCGCCTCGTCGACGGTGAGGACGTTCCCCGCGGAGGAGGAGAGCGGCTCGCCGTCCAGCGTGAACCACTCGTAGACCATCGGCACGGGCGGCTCGACGTCGAGCACCTCCCGGGCGATGGCGACGCCGCTCGGCCAGGAGCCCTCGGCGTGGTCCTTCCCGAAGGGCTCGAAATCCACGCCCAGCAGCTTCCACTGGGCGGGCCACTCGAACCGCCAGGGGAGTTTGCCTTCCCGCAGCGTGGCCGTCCCCTCGTGGCCACACCCCTCGATGACGTCGCCGTCGGCCTCGCTGTCCGTGCACCGGTAGGCGACCGTCCCCGCCTCGAGGTCGACGCCGGTGATGGTCTCGGTGAGCTGGCCACACTCGCTACACTCCGCGAAGAAGGGGACGTAGTCGTCGTCGACCTTCTCCTGGAAGTCGGCGAGGACCTCCCGGGCGCGCTCGCGGTTCGCGAGCACGTGACGGGTGACGGCCTCGAACTCGCCGGTCCCGTAGAGCTCGGTGTTCGATACCATGTCGACCTCGACGCCCAGCCGGTCGGCGCTGTCCTGGAGCAGCCGGGTGAAGTGTGCCCCGTAGGAGTCACAGCAGCCGAAGGGGTCGGGGATCGCGGTGTAGGGCTTGCCGAGGTTGCGCCCGAGCGCGCCCGCGTCGACTTCCCCCAGGCCGACGACGTTCCAGTCCAGGTCCGCCAGGCGGCGGGGGACGGCGCGCAGGCGGTCCTTGTCGTCGGCGGTGAAGACCTGGCGGACCTCGTACCCGCGGTCCCGGAGTGACTCCGCGACGAAGTAGCCCCGGAGGATCTCGTTGAAGTGGCCGATGTGCGGGACGCCGGAGGGCGAGACGCCGCCCTTGATTACGACCGGCTCCTCGGGCTCGCGGGCCTCGATGACGTCGGCGACGGCGTCGGCCCAGAAGGGGCGGTCGGTGCTGCTGGCGGTCCCGTACGGGTCGGGGAGGTCGTCGTCGGTCATCGTGGTTCGATGTCGGTTCCGTCGTGGTCGCCGTCGACGGCCGCGACGACGGCCTCGGGGTCGCTTCCGTCGAGCACGACCGCACGGAGGCCGGCGCGCTGGAGGAGTTTCGTCGCCAGCAAGTCGACGGGCGCGTTGCTCCCGGCGTCGATGTCCATCTCGGCGACTAGCGCCACCAGGTCGTCGACGCCGATCCGGCTGTACTTCGTCGCCTCGGGGTCGGCCTCGGGGTCGGCGTCGAACACGCCGGGGACGCTGGTCGCGTAGACGAGCAGGTCGGCGTCGACGTACTCCGCCAGCGCGGTGGCGACGGCGTCGGTCGTGTGGCCGGCCTCGGTGCCGCCCATCACGGGGACATCGCCCCGGCGGAGCGCGGTCCGGGCCGCCCCGTGGTCGGTCGCGGGCGCCGAGACGGCCCGCTCGTCGAGGGCGGCGATCAGCAGCCGGGCGTTGAGCCGCGTCACCGCGATGCCGAGGTGGTCGAGTTCGGTCTCGTTGGCTCCGAGTTCGCGCGCGGCGCCGATGTATTCGCGGGCCGTCGCCCCCCCGCCGACCACCACGCACACCTCGTGACCCGCGTCCAGCAGCTGCTCGACGGCCGCGGCGTAGCCGGCGACGCGCGAGGAATCCAGGTCCGGCACGAGAACGCTCCCGCCGACGGAGACGACCACTCTCATCGTCCCGCCGTAACCCCGAGGCAGGCTTAAGGGTTGTCAAGCCGCCCACCGAGCACCCGCCGACGGGGAGAGAGACGGCTCGCACGGCCAGCCGGAGAGTCGAGAAAAGAACAGGCAACAAATTCCTATTTTTGCGCGGGAATCACCCGGTCTTACCGTCCCGACAGGGCCGGCCTACCAGCCTGGTGTGGCTCATCTCTCACTCTCTTAGAACTGATTGTAAAATGTCTATCGGGGTTTCAG belongs to Salinirussus salinus and includes:
- a CDS encoding DUF7094 domain-containing protein → MSALPGPRLLALVGLLAVGLLAAGAGAGAVAPPDRAALDPAEGAGAVVTLTDTPNQATPGGVTRRTYAQADLDVASAVSVGAARIGGRHAELTLDERLEGAGPGPGQLGVVTDTLTGIEDRLDRLDDRQRQLLTAYGEDEVSTRTFLRRLGMVRVAAAQERALLEHVSERTAGSTSLSLPVETQTRVARLRGTLVALPTPVVDQVVDGTTGVDDPGTVYLQAASDGLVAATVEDGTYLRQATLRADRSPGEPNQFTSITRAYDRAGELYPWVFENAIGSPSLSGFGDSSVYLVEASHPQGDLRAYLDGATRNVFHETQANAPEAMPVSLTRTASGDDLRLRVNATHPTGPMWVTVTRPGGANATAVDATVRIDGQRVGTTGSDGRLLTLQPAGSFRVNATAGPANVTLSGP
- a CDS encoding helix-turn-helix transcriptional regulator: MSSGFRLALIALLIPLVASAGVVGQAGGQSGAATPWVENTTLEVQLQPDGDARWSVSASYDLSTPNRTAAFRTLAEEFTAGETDELGLSAFERAANASAAVTDREMEVTDVDRAASPESAIENGTGRLTLSFTWTNFARVERDRLTVGDVFETPGGTWLPGIDDGQRLVLRPPAGYAVFSASPNVPAPQNGTLVWTGPATFGEDSFSVTFTGNPGTSSPTDTPGGPGGPGPQGSGDLFWVLVATLTLGAGAAVVYVVVQRNGGEHGPGPVAADDSGDGATAASAGGDDGGAGAGAATDDADGEELDEELLSDEERVERLLERNGGRMKQATIVKETGWSNAKVSQLLSAMEEEGRVDKLRIGRENLISFPDEDVTDLDDRG
- a CDS encoding heme-binding protein, with product MPDRRDPPPTDEGWYVLHDFRTVDWDAWRSTPERDRRRAVEEAVDHLQSTAAVEDAEDGASAVYSVLGHKADLLLLHMRPSTADIGALERRFEATDFAEFTERATSFVSVTEASGYSERARDYFTGDLDEDSGLYNYIQTRLKPAVPDATHVCFYPMDKRRQPDQNWYDLSFEERAEHMDAHGDIGRDHAGQVQQMITGAIAIDDWEWGVTLWGDDLTDMKDLLYEMRFDPSTSQYADFGSFYVGRRFPPADLPALLAGERVPTDDGETADAGDADAAPVHPADATAGGHGDDGSHAGEGGHGRAEDGGPGHGEAAGDADGRGGAHPGSAAEGDHPHGESEEVTDMAARLGQLGLQAGSDFGAGDYAVLLRSEADAQELAAEVDGLRSNFDHYDSHVGTAVRAADGEAVVASVWNAERAADTAEGFLTDLPGVGEVLRGPVDDAPDREEGAGADGGAEDTEGAHTGDEDATSIREELAEMDVYAGTPHGEDVYALVLYSEADPGTLLEEVTDLREGFDRYDTHEGTHVYEDHDGGASAVVSLWETADAADTASGFLTDLPGVVGWADEGEGFGTMGMFYTVKPEYREEFAETFESVGDLLTEMDGHRETSLLVNREDDNDMFIASRWDSREDAMGFFRSEKFAETLDWGRDVLADRPRHVFLA
- a CDS encoding site-2 protease family protein, giving the protein MVGTLELVLIGFGVYVLALLALQARGVLPDYVRVSGPLVTLHTGRGKAFLDRLAKRRRFWRAWGNVGLGITVVVMLFAAVFLVLSAYLVLSAPEQTRAVEPQNALVIPGVNDFLPLSAAPDIVFGLLVGMVVHEGGHGLLCRVEDIDIDSMGVALLGFIPLGAFVEPDEESRVKADRGAQSRMFAAGVTNNFVVTALAFALLAGPVAGAIAVAPGVAVGGAYPGSAAADAGLGHSDVITAVNGTDVENRTELEAALADVESAAVEVDLHDGSTVTVQRRVLAVEFVPEVLNVSSGEAPVIEAVNGTPVRTEAEFAAAVENRTVATLETSRGSVTVPLGAYSARVTPDSPLVDEGVPENASAVITGVGDTRVRTAADLREALDAVGAGGSTSVTLFVDGQRRTVDVTLEDGVLGVAGVAPGVSGVVPDDFGVREYPAAGFLALLDGSHPQIQGQSGLFASIIVHLGWLLGLPIASLAGSPFNFAGFTGGVADFYVVQGPLAGLGGGVFLLANLLFWTGWINLNLGIFNCIPAFPLDGGHLTRTSTEAVVSRLPLPNRRQLTSAVTTVVSLTMLGALVMMFVGPQLLA
- the lysS gene encoding lysine--tRNA ligase yields the protein MTDDDLPDPYGTASSTDRPFWADAVADVIEAREPEEPVVIKGGVSPSGVPHIGHFNEILRGYFVAESLRDRGYEVRQVFTADDKDRLRAVPRRLADLDWNVVGLGEVDAGALGRNLGKPYTAIPDPFGCCDSYGAHFTRLLQDSADRLGVEVDMVSNTELYGTGEFEAVTRHVLANRERAREVLADFQEKVDDDYVPFFAECSECGQLTETITGVDLEAGTVAYRCTDSEADGDVIEGCGHEGTATLREGKLPWRFEWPAQWKLLGVDFEPFGKDHAEGSWPSGVAIAREVLDVEPPVPMVYEWFTLDGEPLSSSAGNVLTVDEALTFLEPEVLKYFFTKEPLKQRDFSVEGVDQLVDEFDRFERVYFGELEAGEEERARAERAYPMVVDEPRAERVRIPYTFAAVLGMTDDPAVREEIARKEGHVPEDAPEWAVEAALARVERAREWARRTGNAFDYELKRTELPEVDFDPETERALDELADFVAEGHDGETIQGEIYETAKRHDLDIGEFFSAGYRLFFDDDKGPQLGPFLAKLDREFVVDRLRRDR
- the pyrH gene encoding UMP kinase, which gives rise to MRVVVSVGGSVLVPDLDSSRVAGYAAAVEQLLDAGHEVCVVVGGGATAREYIGAARELGANETELDHLGIAVTRLNARLLIAALDERAVSAPATDHGAARTALRRGDVPVMGGTEAGHTTDAVATALAEYVDADLLVYATSVPGVFDADPEADPEATKYSRIGVDDLVALVAEMDIDAGSNAPVDLLATKLLQRAGLRAVVLDGSDPEAVVAAVDGDHDGTDIEPR